TTCCATTCTACAGGTTAAGCAGAACATGATGAGAGTCAGAGAAACAGAGATAACTGTGGGGGTAAAAAATGAGTCTACCATCCAGGAGTTCATTCTGGAGGCGTTTCCTGCCGTCCAGCACTTGGGGAACCTCCTCTTCCTGGTGCACCTGCTGGCATACCTGGCCTCTATCGTGGGAAACATGGTCATAATCATCATCACCTGGGCTGACCATCGCCTCCAGACACCGATGTATGTTTTACTGAGTGCTTTCTCCTTCTGCGAATGCTGTTTCATCACCACAGTTATTCCTAAACTGCTGTCCATCTTCCTTTCAGGAAGGCAAACAATTGCCTTTTCTGCTTGTCTCACAcaagcctttttctttttatttcttggtgcagtgattttctttctcatggctgtgATGTCGTTGGATCGATACCTGGCCATTTGCAAGCCTCTGCACTATGCATCCATCATGAACCTGAGGGTTAGTTTCCTTCTGATTTCTTGTGCTATTCTTTGTCCTTCATCTTCTTCACTGCCATGATACTCAGAGTTTCCCAGTTATCATTCTGTGGCCCCAACATCAtctctcatttcttctgtgaCCTTGGCTCCTTAATTC
This portion of the Odocoileus virginianus isolate 20LAN1187 ecotype Illinois unplaced genomic scaffold, Ovbor_1.2 Unplaced_Contig_306, whole genome shotgun sequence genome encodes:
- the LOC110137636 gene encoding LOW QUALITY PROTEIN: olfactory receptor 6C74-like (The sequence of the model RefSeq protein was modified relative to this genomic sequence to represent the inferred CDS: inserted 1 base in 1 codon), translated to MMRVRETEITVGVKNESTIQEFILEAFPAVQHLGNLLFLVHLLAYLASIVGNMVIIIITWADHRLQTPMYVLLSAFSFCECCFITTVIPKLLSIFLSGRQTIAFSACLTQAFFFLFLGAVIFFLMAVMSLDRYLAICKPLHYASIMNLRVSFLLIXLCYSLSFIFFTAMILRVSQLSFCGPNIISHFFCDLGSLIHLSCSDSRSVEIHFFFLTSFVILLPLIITIIAYSNIVVTILRLPSAKERQKAFSTCSSHLIVLSLMYGSCVFIYLKPKQVNRLDSNKEAALVNTVVTPLLNPVIYTLRNKQVHQALRDTLSRVRLKK